The proteins below come from a single uncultured Dethiosulfovibrio sp. genomic window:
- a CDS encoding MATE family efflux transporter, whose amino-acid sequence MQRHNKDLLASCPVGRLLIKLSLPSIIGLVLQMTYSLTDTFFVALWIGDGAVAALAVSFPIQLVMVAFAQGFGIGGATLVGKYLGSKEGEKANEVLKNTLILTGATSIALSTGAILGLTNLLYALGASAATQPLAQSYASITLLGTPFLSFSIAANSMARAEGNAGIAMKTLIISSLANVVLDPLFIKFMDMGIAGAAWATIIAQAGSAVWMGHYLRSKSALKLRAPYLKVDKETVKSILSIGSSAFVRQGAGSVTAAFMNRLLANLGGDPAVAAMGILGRITTFAYMPLFGLVQGMMPIVSHNLGSKQDCRVLRAINLSILCGTGLCIAGSIPLLLWPESVLLFFSSGDTLSIAVAASPYIALSMPLSGFQVVLSGMYQAIDRGKAAFLLDLNRRVLIIVPLAWILSLRYGIMGIFWSFPLTEVISGTISLGIFRSIRLKMIKACLRDRP is encoded by the coding sequence GTGCAACGGCATAACAAAGACCTTCTCGCCAGCTGTCCCGTCGGAAGGCTCCTGATAAAGCTCTCCCTGCCCTCGATTATAGGCCTAGTTTTACAGATGACCTATAGTCTCACCGATACTTTTTTCGTGGCCCTGTGGATCGGCGACGGTGCCGTAGCTGCTTTAGCGGTATCCTTTCCGATCCAGCTTGTGATGGTAGCTTTCGCTCAGGGATTTGGCATAGGAGGAGCTACTCTGGTCGGAAAATATCTAGGCTCTAAAGAGGGGGAAAAAGCCAACGAAGTCCTTAAAAACACCCTCATCCTCACAGGAGCCACGTCGATAGCCCTGTCTACAGGAGCTATTTTAGGGCTTACTAACCTCCTATACGCCCTCGGAGCGAGCGCTGCGACCCAACCTCTAGCACAATCCTACGCCTCTATAACCCTGCTGGGAACCCCCTTTTTAAGCTTCTCCATAGCCGCTAACTCCATGGCCAGAGCTGAGGGGAACGCCGGCATCGCCATGAAGACCTTGATTATCTCCTCTTTGGCAAACGTCGTGCTCGATCCCCTTTTTATAAAGTTCATGGACATGGGAATAGCTGGAGCCGCCTGGGCAACTATAATAGCCCAAGCTGGGTCGGCGGTTTGGATGGGCCATTATCTGCGGAGCAAGAGCGCCCTTAAGCTCAGGGCTCCTTATCTTAAGGTGGATAAAGAAACGGTCAAAAGCATCCTGTCCATAGGATCTTCGGCATTCGTCAGGCAGGGAGCGGGAAGCGTGACCGCTGCCTTCATGAACAGGCTTCTGGCAAATTTAGGGGGAGACCCTGCGGTCGCCGCTATGGGCATACTGGGGCGAATAACCACTTTCGCCTATATGCCTCTTTTCGGCCTGGTACAGGGGATGATGCCCATAGTCAGCCACAACTTAGGGTCAAAACAGGATTGTCGGGTATTAAGGGCGATAAACCTGTCGATCCTCTGTGGAACCGGACTATGCATCGCAGGATCAATACCGCTGCTACTCTGGCCAGAGTCGGTGCTGCTCTTTTTCTCCTCCGGCGATACCCTGAGCATAGCGGTAGCGGCGTCCCCTTATATAGCCCTATCGATGCCTCTATCGGGCTTTCAGGTAGTGCTCTCCGGCATGTATCAGGCTATAGATCGAGGCAAGGCTGCCTTCCTATTGGATCTCAACAGGAGAGTCCTAATCATAGTCCCTCTGGCCTGGATTCTGTC
- a CDS encoding tyrosine-protein phosphatase, whose product MKNDIRLSDLFTAFVTFLYIRAINFHTVSKGVLYRSAQLSLDRLARYVEDHSIKSIVNLRGAQEGRRWYRREKEFSLSRGIVHLDFDLSAIKTIPVQELDRILESMRRAPKPILIHCYAGADRTGLIAALWRLAEEQDHPAHALQKQLCWMRGHFSTLHVGTSAMVKSFWDYARHLKVQNSKDIEAVTPTGATA is encoded by the coding sequence GTGAAAAATGACATACGACTCAGCGATCTCTTTACAGCCTTTGTTACTTTTCTGTATATCAGGGCGATAAACTTCCACACCGTATCCAAAGGAGTGCTCTATCGATCCGCCCAGCTTAGCCTCGATCGATTGGCGAGGTACGTCGAGGATCACAGCATAAAGAGCATCGTAAATCTGAGAGGAGCCCAGGAGGGCCGGAGATGGTATCGGCGGGAGAAAGAGTTTTCCCTTTCCAGGGGGATAGTCCACCTCGATTTTGACCTATCTGCGATAAAGACCATTCCGGTTCAGGAACTTGACCGTATATTGGAATCCATGAGACGAGCTCCTAAGCCCATACTGATACACTGTTACGCGGGTGCGGACAGAACGGGCCTCATCGCCGCACTCTGGCGACTTGCGGAGGAACAGGACCACCCAGCCCACGCCCTGCAAAAACAGCTTTGCTGGATGAGAGGCCATTTTTCCACCCTTCACGTCGGCACCAGTGCCATGGTGAAATCATTCTGGGACTACGCCAGACACCTAAAGGTTCAAAACTCTAAAGACATCGAGGCGGTGACCCCTACCGGTGCAACGGCATAA
- a CDS encoding MG2 domain-containing protein — translation MKIVSTIKWALLGLLLCGTAWGDDFSVRSFVPEGEVSGKPEIKVLFSGPVAEKGLLGKVLPLDQVPMVVRPEIEGSYTWDAPDTLVLVPKKALAPATEYQVHMKPLRDLSGRLLAGPQSFSFNTAPLKLKTVRQVELTSYKELTLEFDFSLPVPPQRLLGFVFASSDGRSVRLMPQGEVPAKKVSVKTEYVPGDNIILKVEKGLASDLGPLGLEKDREISIALSSELSITGGYAESRSDGQGRINIYTSRPVDPGDVKGFVSVLPETGFRVEPTYGGFALVGEFSPRDRYTVKVKKGLGGKDGLRSDNVRAFVMPDMDRSVGFPVSGTFLTPMDSPRIPVDTVNLDRIEVSGWKLYPNNVALVVGALDSGTEPPKALSKALGTDIFNVDNRLNRTVRGALDLEEFLGENRGVFLLEASDGQGGWEIARQMVTLTDIGLSARVWDRGLLVWANRLSDATPLIDGSVTVYSSSNQVIATGRTDAEGLWVFSDKDEWDPQLRPAVVTVEAGEDLSFLVLGGDKFVDSGVDVSGAPWISSYEAECLLPRGIYRPGETVEITTVVRAPKMALPGEFPVMWKVISPMEGELVKGSQALSSVGTSMASFNVPTEAPTGRYRFEVSVPGGDGPLGSTSFLVEDFTPPRIELDLTSSKPLLVGGDEVDLSFKGVYLFGAPSPGLSWEMQASASTRRFKSSLFPDCSFGDDEISFSGFEDYIGAGVLDDRGEGTMSWTVPNYWKAPSMLDLHISIQAMEPGGRWVSRFITVPCALSPNQIGIRGPQGDVLPGKAAPFKVAVVTAEDRPVTADLNWELFSVVDRYVMVREGGRTRMRWEEEKVSIATGAVSVKNGSGKLAVTPDQEGRYLLAISDGQGSSSSVRFDSWRPWDGSSKAASIPDRVELSLEDGGVAYRAPFPGRALFTLEADGLVEARVISSAELSGRISFDKNEGLWPNGWCSLQVVRPVSERDNWGPHRAIGAIPIPVDNDGLKARISLDLPDSVEPGSTLDVVVSVTDDENEPLSGQLWLVVVDRGILGLTDHRLPDPWRTFTSLRRLGSKACDLYDELIPIESRETPLLHPAGGAGAAMMALNLSPLRARGFKVLSMVQPDLEVKDGMAKGSFELPEFSGGATVMAVFIGSRLGSASSQVSVAREITVDPSVPSVLAPGDQVKVPLSVISTSSRDVSLSVELEASGQWEYRGQSPISLSLPAGGTTVVELPFKALDGGYGELNVKVTGPGLDFSLERETVIRPPMPRITLSETGIMEPGTKAFDERGSWFPGTMESSLFLSGSRKADLFPVVSFLRGYPYGCLEQTISSTWPLILLPDMVRAMEGLSQEELDGLLMDNIVKLQALQLYDGSFMSWPNGTTDRWGSIYAAHLLALVDRAMIPGGMAIRSGSFLRSLLADPSEDTFSLSQKAYGAYVMALSGQAPLGWMEWLSEKVGGMDEAGRSFLAGAYGLAGKKDIAMALFGKAVTVGKDPYRSPLRDQAIRLLVLEAMAPGGADQALLANEMAKSINVGSLSTQEAGFAVLGLAGYLSTMDIKPFSAVLSDGDRSISLSTGDELALSSDIDLPWSLKNEGPGEVVWSRTISGVPMEPQPEEDQGIKVRRILTDREGNELDLSKPLDLGQEITVKIDIVPTGPVSNLVVVDVLPGCFEVWNPALEPGEESIGARREVRFDRVLFFPDMVDGQVSLGYRCRVTSRGEFALPPVSVEAMYNPGIRSLSGGGRLKVN, via the coding sequence ATGAAGATAGTCTCTACTATAAAGTGGGCTCTTCTTGGTCTGTTATTATGCGGAACGGCCTGGGGAGACGATTTCTCCGTGAGGTCCTTCGTGCCAGAGGGAGAGGTCTCGGGAAAGCCTGAGATAAAGGTGCTTTTCTCCGGTCCTGTGGCGGAGAAAGGGCTTTTAGGGAAGGTACTGCCCCTCGATCAGGTCCCTATGGTGGTGAGGCCTGAGATAGAGGGAAGCTACACCTGGGATGCCCCTGATACTCTGGTCCTGGTCCCGAAGAAGGCCCTTGCTCCGGCGACGGAATACCAAGTCCACATGAAGCCCCTTAGAGACCTATCGGGAAGGCTTCTGGCCGGACCTCAATCGTTTAGCTTTAACACCGCACCTTTAAAGCTGAAGACAGTCAGACAGGTGGAGCTCACGTCCTACAAAGAACTCACCTTGGAGTTTGATTTCTCCCTGCCCGTTCCCCCTCAAAGGCTCCTGGGGTTTGTCTTCGCAAGCAGCGATGGACGATCGGTGAGGCTGATGCCTCAGGGAGAGGTCCCCGCTAAAAAGGTATCCGTCAAGACCGAGTACGTCCCAGGGGATAACATTATCCTGAAAGTGGAGAAAGGACTTGCCTCCGATTTAGGACCTCTTGGACTGGAGAAAGACAGGGAGATATCCATAGCCCTGTCCTCAGAGTTGTCTATTACTGGAGGATACGCCGAGAGCCGTTCCGACGGCCAGGGAAGGATAAATATCTACACATCGAGACCTGTGGACCCAGGGGACGTAAAGGGCTTTGTCTCCGTACTGCCTGAGACGGGCTTCCGGGTTGAGCCCACCTACGGCGGATTCGCCTTGGTCGGTGAGTTCTCCCCTAGGGACAGATACACCGTGAAGGTCAAAAAAGGCCTCGGTGGAAAGGACGGGCTTCGCTCCGATAACGTCAGAGCCTTTGTTATGCCCGACATGGACAGGTCGGTGGGCTTCCCTGTCTCCGGGACGTTCCTTACTCCGATGGATAGCCCGAGGATTCCTGTTGATACGGTGAATCTGGATAGAATAGAGGTCTCCGGTTGGAAGCTCTACCCCAACAACGTAGCCCTGGTAGTAGGGGCTTTGGACTCGGGGACCGAGCCCCCTAAGGCCCTCTCCAAGGCACTTGGGACCGATATTTTTAACGTGGATAATAGACTGAACCGAACGGTAAGAGGCGCTTTGGACCTGGAGGAGTTTCTAGGTGAGAACAGAGGAGTGTTTCTCCTGGAGGCATCGGACGGACAGGGCGGATGGGAGATAGCCAGGCAGATGGTTACCCTTACGGACATAGGCCTATCCGCTAGAGTATGGGATAGAGGTCTTTTGGTATGGGCCAACCGCTTATCCGACGCTACTCCCCTGATAGATGGTTCGGTTACCGTCTACTCATCAAGCAACCAGGTTATAGCGACAGGCCGTACCGATGCAGAGGGCCTATGGGTTTTCTCCGATAAGGATGAATGGGATCCTCAGCTTCGCCCTGCGGTGGTGACCGTAGAGGCAGGGGAGGACCTTTCCTTCCTGGTGTTAGGAGGGGATAAATTTGTAGACTCTGGAGTGGACGTTTCCGGTGCTCCGTGGATTTCCTCCTACGAGGCGGAGTGTCTTCTTCCCCGAGGGATATATCGCCCCGGAGAGACCGTCGAGATAACGACGGTGGTCCGTGCCCCTAAAATGGCCCTTCCAGGGGAATTCCCCGTTATGTGGAAGGTCATAAGCCCTATGGAGGGAGAGCTCGTCAAAGGAAGCCAGGCCCTGTCCTCTGTAGGGACCTCGATGGCCTCCTTTAACGTGCCTACGGAGGCCCCTACGGGAAGATATCGTTTCGAGGTCTCCGTGCCTGGAGGTGATGGGCCTCTGGGTTCGACTTCCTTTTTGGTTGAGGACTTCACCCCTCCTAGGATAGAGCTTGACCTGACCTCCTCCAAGCCTCTGCTCGTCGGAGGTGACGAGGTGGACCTGTCCTTTAAAGGGGTCTACCTTTTCGGGGCGCCCTCTCCTGGGCTTTCCTGGGAGATGCAAGCCTCCGCCTCGACGAGACGGTTTAAATCCTCCCTGTTTCCCGATTGCTCCTTTGGGGACGACGAAATCTCCTTCAGCGGCTTTGAGGATTACATAGGAGCGGGAGTCCTGGACGATCGGGGAGAGGGAACCATGAGCTGGACCGTCCCGAACTACTGGAAGGCCCCTTCTATGCTCGATCTCCATATCTCGATCCAGGCGATGGAGCCCGGTGGAAGATGGGTATCTCGGTTCATAACCGTTCCCTGCGCCCTGTCTCCTAATCAGATAGGCATAAGGGGTCCGCAGGGAGACGTACTCCCAGGTAAGGCCGCTCCTTTTAAGGTCGCCGTGGTCACAGCGGAGGATCGGCCGGTGACGGCTGACTTAAATTGGGAGCTTTTTTCCGTCGTAGATCGTTACGTGATGGTCAGAGAGGGCGGAAGGACCAGGATGAGGTGGGAGGAGGAAAAAGTCTCCATCGCAACCGGGGCTGTATCGGTAAAGAATGGCTCCGGAAAACTGGCGGTCACCCCGGACCAGGAGGGCCGATACCTGTTGGCTATCTCTGACGGTCAGGGCTCCAGTAGCTCCGTCCGGTTCGATTCCTGGCGTCCATGGGACGGATCGTCCAAGGCAGCCTCTATACCTGACAGGGTGGAGCTTTCCCTGGAGGATGGCGGGGTCGCCTATAGAGCTCCTTTCCCCGGTCGGGCCCTGTTTACCCTGGAGGCTGATGGGTTGGTGGAGGCAAGGGTTATCTCCTCTGCGGAGCTCTCCGGTCGGATTTCCTTCGACAAAAACGAGGGTCTCTGGCCTAACGGTTGGTGCTCACTTCAGGTGGTTCGTCCGGTCTCCGAAAGGGACAACTGGGGGCCTCACAGGGCTATAGGGGCTATCCCGATCCCCGTGGACAACGATGGGCTTAAAGCCAGGATCTCTCTGGACCTCCCCGATTCGGTGGAGCCAGGGTCTACTCTCGATGTGGTCGTCTCGGTGACCGACGACGAAAATGAGCCTCTATCCGGCCAGCTGTGGCTCGTGGTGGTGGACAGAGGCATTCTCGGTCTCACCGACCATCGACTTCCAGATCCATGGAGGACATTCACGTCCCTCAGAAGGCTTGGCTCTAAGGCCTGTGATCTTTACGACGAGCTGATCCCCATAGAGTCTAGGGAGACACCTTTGCTGCATCCCGCAGGAGGGGCCGGGGCGGCCATGATGGCCCTTAACCTGTCTCCCCTTAGGGCCAGAGGTTTTAAGGTCCTCTCAATGGTCCAGCCCGATCTGGAGGTCAAAGACGGTATGGCTAAAGGCTCTTTTGAGCTCCCCGAGTTCTCCGGTGGAGCGACGGTTATGGCGGTTTTCATAGGTTCAAGGCTGGGCTCTGCGTCGTCTCAGGTATCGGTGGCGAGGGAGATCACCGTGGACCCCTCGGTTCCCTCGGTTCTCGCCCCTGGGGATCAGGTTAAAGTTCCCCTTTCGGTGATATCGACGTCCTCTCGAGACGTCTCTCTATCGGTGGAGTTAGAGGCATCTGGCCAGTGGGAATACAGAGGACAGTCGCCTATCTCCCTCTCCCTTCCTGCCGGTGGTACCACCGTCGTTGAGCTGCCCTTTAAGGCCCTCGATGGGGGATACGGCGAGCTGAACGTGAAGGTAACAGGACCTGGCCTGGATTTCTCCCTGGAGAGGGAGACGGTGATAAGACCCCCTATGCCCAGGATCACCCTTTCGGAGACCGGTATCATGGAACCAGGCACTAAGGCTTTTGACGAAAGGGGTTCGTGGTTCCCTGGCACTATGGAGTCTTCTCTGTTCCTGTCGGGATCCCGTAAGGCGGACCTGTTCCCGGTGGTATCCTTCCTGAGGGGGTATCCCTACGGCTGTCTGGAACAGACCATTTCCTCCACCTGGCCGTTAATCCTCCTGCCCGATATGGTTAGGGCCATGGAGGGCCTCTCTCAGGAGGAGCTCGACGGTCTCTTGATGGACAATATAGTGAAGCTCCAGGCGTTGCAGCTCTACGACGGAAGCTTTATGTCATGGCCCAACGGGACCACCGATCGATGGGGAAGCATCTACGCCGCCCATCTTCTAGCCCTCGTAGATCGGGCTATGATTCCCGGCGGTATGGCGATTCGGTCCGGCTCTTTCCTGAGATCCCTTCTCGCCGATCCTTCGGAGGATACCTTCTCCCTATCCCAGAAGGCCTACGGGGCCTACGTCATGGCTCTTTCCGGCCAGGCCCCTCTCGGATGGATGGAGTGGTTGTCCGAGAAGGTCGGTGGGATGGACGAGGCGGGCAGGTCCTTCCTGGCGGGGGCCTACGGCCTGGCGGGCAAAAAAGACATAGCCATGGCACTTTTTGGCAAGGCGGTGACGGTAGGTAAAGATCCCTATCGGTCCCCTCTCAGGGATCAGGCCATAAGGTTATTGGTCCTGGAGGCCATGGCCCCTGGAGGGGCGGACCAGGCACTGCTGGCAAACGAGATGGCAAAATCTATTAACGTCGGTTCCCTTTCGACCCAGGAGGCCGGGTTCGCCGTTCTCGGCCTCGCTGGATACCTGTCTACAATGGACATAAAACCCTTCTCCGCCGTCCTTTCCGACGGAGATAGGTCGATCTCCCTCTCCACCGGGGACGAGCTGGCTCTTTCCAGCGACATTGACCTTCCCTGGAGCCTTAAAAACGAGGGCCCCGGTGAGGTCGTATGGAGCAGAACGATCTCCGGGGTCCCTATGGAGCCCCAGCCTGAGGAAGACCAGGGCATAAAGGTACGCCGTATCCTGACCGATAGGGAGGGCAACGAGCTGGATCTCTCCAAGCCCTTAGATCTTGGCCAGGAGATAACCGTAAAGATAGACATAGTTCCCACCGGTCCGGTGTCTAATCTTGTGGTCGTGGACGTCCTGCCAGGTTGCTTTGAGGTCTGGAACCCCGCACTTGAGCCCGGAGAGGAATCGATCGGGGCCAGGCGAG